In Bdellovibrio sp. GT3, one genomic interval encodes:
- a CDS encoding HEPN/Toprim-associated domain-containing protein has product MVGSWCGLYFGNEEVLSSKSYPITTDFFTPQDKVISTENTEDGESVVYKYTVPIFTAIERLQACGATLDAGRESFERYKAEVIADFESRLADQDRYTDVAKIEKSLELIKVIDFDAWGKLIQRYMAGEKTSNPEPFTYIFYVENEIDFLFLEHSDFNDYGLSSLDNNAFLAILSTFPDKLGTFVTMEYSELVHGGYVDAEEDLSSNSPQSKTVILTEGVTDRRYIEASLQILKPHLASCYSFLDFEENKLQGSASSLIHTIKALSAAGISNDIVAVFDNDTAAKDSMKYLKELKLRKNIRIVSLPDIDLLKNYPTVGPQGSVDMDVNGLAGSIELYFPVEALRHQLGMFHPVIWKGFIEGQKKYQGEVSRKADIQASFDKILLDIKDGRSSVASYDFGNMMKVLETICGFSFHKA; this is encoded by the coding sequence ATGGTGGGAAGCTGGTGCGGTCTGTATTTTGGAAACGAAGAGGTTTTAAGCAGTAAGTCTTATCCAATCACCACAGATTTTTTTACTCCCCAAGATAAGGTCATCTCGACAGAAAACACAGAAGACGGGGAGTCTGTTGTCTATAAATATACAGTACCTATCTTTACGGCTATTGAGAGGCTCCAAGCATGCGGCGCTACGTTAGATGCCGGACGTGAATCATTTGAAAGATATAAAGCGGAAGTGATTGCAGATTTTGAATCGCGCCTTGCTGATCAAGACAGATACACGGATGTTGCAAAGATTGAAAAGAGTTTGGAACTTATAAAGGTCATTGATTTTGATGCGTGGGGAAAGCTCATTCAGAGATATATGGCAGGGGAGAAAACCTCAAATCCCGAGCCTTTTACATACATCTTTTATGTTGAAAATGAGATTGATTTTTTGTTCCTTGAACACAGTGACTTTAATGATTACGGGCTTTCAAGTTTAGATAACAACGCATTTCTTGCAATTTTATCAACATTTCCAGACAAGCTGGGAACGTTTGTGACCATGGAATATAGCGAACTCGTACATGGAGGATATGTTGATGCAGAAGAAGATCTGTCGAGCAATTCACCTCAATCGAAAACCGTCATCCTTACGGAGGGCGTGACTGATAGACGATACATTGAAGCATCTTTGCAAATTCTTAAGCCACATTTAGCAAGTTGTTATTCTTTCTTGGACTTTGAAGAGAATAAACTTCAGGGCAGTGCTTCGTCTCTGATTCACACAATCAAAGCGCTATCCGCAGCGGGAATTAGTAATGATATCGTAGCCGTCTTTGATAACGACACAGCGGCTAAAGACTCAATGAAGTATCTTAAGGAGTTAAAACTACGCAAAAACATCAGAATCGTGTCACTTCCAGATATTGATCTTTTGAAAAACTACCCGACAGTTGGCCCACAAGGGTCAGTTGATATGGACGTGAATGGTCTTGCCGGAAGCATTGAGCTATATTTTCCGGTCGAGGCATTGAGGCATCAATTGGGCATGTTCCATCCAGTTATTTGGAAGGGGTTCATCGAAGGACAGAAAAAGTATCAGGGGGAAGTATCCAGAAAGGCAGATATCCAGGCTAGCTTTGATAAAATTCTTTTGGATATCAAGGACGGACGATCTTCAGTAGCCAGCTACGATTTTGGTAACATGATGAAGGTTTTGGAAACCATTTGTGGTTTCAGTTTTCACAAAGCTTGA